The genomic interval ATACCGAGGACCTGGCCAACCGCATCGCCGGCACCGATTTCACCTTCCGGCGGCAAGCGCGCGCGCTGGCCGAGATCGACAAGATCGGCAGTTTGCCGGTCATCTTCAACGTCGTCATCTGCCACGAGAACGTGAACCACGTGACCGACATCGCCCGCTACGTGCTCTCCGAGTTCCCGCACATCCCTGCCCGCTTCAAGTTTAAGTTCGTTTCGCAGATGGGCCGCGGCGGGGAGCAGGTCTCCGACCGCATGCTGCGCTACGCGGCGGTCGATGCAGTCGCGGTGGGCGACTATGCGGAAAGCCGCGGCGCCGCCTTCTGGTTCGATAACTTCCCTCTCTGCCGCCTCGGCCGGCATGCGGGGCACTCCCTCCAGCTTGCGACGCTGGCCTGCGACGAGCGCTATTTCGACTACGACCACCGGGATGGGAAGGGGTACCTCGATACCCATTTCCAACAGAGCGGACGCTGTTGGCCCACGCCGTGTACTAACTGCTCGTTGCGGCCCATATGCTGCGGCCTGGAGAACGCCTACGACCTGCGACAGGGCTCCGGGGAGCTGTCGCCGCGCTCCGACGATCCACTGCCGCTCCTCGCCTTTGCGCTCAGTGACCTCGGCCACGATCCGGATACCGCCGCGGAACGTCTGGAGGCGCTGCGCAAGGAACCGCGCCCGTTAACCTGTTCGACCGGCGGCATCACGGCGGCAACGAACGATGCGACCGCGAGCGCCGGCGTCGACGAGGAAGCCGTGCGGGTCCACCTGGAGCGAGACTTCGCCGTCGAACTGCAAGTCGAGCCGTCGAGACCGGGTCGCCCCGCTTACGCACGCATCGGC from Candidatus Binatia bacterium carries:
- a CDS encoding radical SAM protein translates to MRKENAPAILTHMRTAIVYIANRCNQNCVFCLEMDGTWQTFTDPSTREVMREIEGLRARGGDHITFMGGETLFRKDLPQILTHARAQGFTRVGVTTNGTVLGTPGFLHRMVDAGLDFIEFSLHGHTEDLANRIAGTDFTFRRQARALAEIDKIGSLPVIFNVVICHENVNHVTDIARYVLSEFPHIPARFKFKFVSQMGRGGEQVSDRMLRYAAVDAVAVGDYAESRGAAFWFDNFPLCRLGRHAGHSLQLATLACDERYFDYDHRDGKGYLDTHFQQSGRCWPTPCTNCSLRPICCGLENAYDLRQGSGELSPRSDDPLPLLAFALSDLGHDPDTAAERLEALRKEPRPLTCSTGGITAATNDATASAGVDEEAVRVHLERDFAVELQVEPSRPGRPAYARIGNLALSYRSGTDAVYERPGVHELLTAVAEALEPDTAQASVEAAAAAIVAVAAAMGWKVAAGEQGPASPPARPAVDHLRPPLCAGGSA